Proteins co-encoded in one Symmachiella macrocystis genomic window:
- a CDS encoding efflux RND transporter permease subunit gives MSNLFHRNRRLLALTIVLILVSGLSSYAVLPRMEDPILVERIAQVHTFFPGADPERVETLVTEKLEEELQDIDEIKELRSVSRTGISVVTIELRDDVYESDPIWSRVRDKLGDATPMLPAGASAPKFEDVPMKAYAQIVALTWQQDDQPNYAILRRLSEDLEDQIRAIPGTEDVETFGDPTEEITVAIDLQQLAMLGLTTTDVAKQIEASDAKVASGQFRGHGSDLLLEVNGELDSLARIAQMPIHYAADGQFVRLGDIAEIHKGIAEPPESLVLIDGYPAIALSVLVRESQRIDHWTQRSRATLDAFSKQLPAGIVLITAFEQSQYVEARLSSLFKNLLLGGAAVIVVIFLLMGWRNALIVGIALPLSSLIVLTGMRMLGIPIHQMSVTGLIIALGLLIDNAIVIVDDVTSNLRAQMPPGEAVSASVKHLAIPLLGSTLTTAFAFAPIALMPGPAGEFVGSIAVSVILAISSSFVLAMTVIPALTVIGQSLSHAQREWRWWRDGFSHAGLGVLYRRSLDLLFAHPLLGILLGLILPVAGFVQSRTLSEQFFPPADRDQFHVEMELPSHTSMEQTLEMVKQVQTHLLARDSVVSADWFIGESAPAFYYNLMPKQKNASHYAQAMVQLKSAEGARVIIHQLQTELDESFASSRILVRQLEQGPPFSAPVEVRIYGPDLSTLSELGEELRAHLAAVPDVIHTRSELAEALPKLSLTVDEEQARLAGLDHQAIADQLQSTLEGTTGGSIMEATEEIPVRVRVSNDTRADLSLINSLELLPTTANAAGERPRVPLSAIADVEVTAEISAIPRFNGRRMNEVQGFISAGVLPATVLGAFQQRLQEAKFEMPPGYTYEFGGETEKRDDAIGNLMASVGVLLVLMVATLVLSFGSFRVAALVGMVGMLSVGLGLGALSVFGHPFGFMAIIGSMGLAGVAINDAIVVLAGLREDPDARRGDPIAVRNVVTHSTRHVVATSLTTMAGFAPLVIAGGGFWPPMAIAISGGVGGATILALYFIPSAYVLAMGSGRRHKRPPSTSFEQDDPAVQSPVGDDSKVPAVVDSV, from the coding sequence ATGTCCAATCTGTTTCACCGCAATCGACGTTTGCTGGCACTGACGATCGTATTGATCTTAGTGTCGGGACTGTCGTCATACGCCGTCTTGCCCCGCATGGAGGACCCCATCCTCGTAGAACGGATTGCGCAGGTGCATACTTTTTTCCCTGGTGCCGATCCCGAACGTGTCGAAACGCTCGTGACGGAGAAACTGGAGGAAGAACTTCAAGACATCGACGAAATCAAGGAGCTGCGCTCTGTCTCCCGCACAGGAATTTCGGTGGTGACCATCGAACTGCGCGACGACGTCTACGAGTCGGATCCAATCTGGTCACGCGTCCGTGATAAGCTGGGAGATGCGACGCCGATGTTACCGGCCGGTGCGTCGGCTCCAAAATTTGAAGATGTGCCCATGAAAGCATATGCTCAGATCGTGGCGCTCACTTGGCAGCAGGACGATCAACCCAATTATGCGATTCTGCGAAGACTCTCCGAAGATCTGGAAGACCAGATCCGGGCAATCCCCGGGACCGAGGATGTCGAAACGTTTGGCGATCCCACGGAGGAAATCACCGTCGCCATTGATTTGCAGCAACTAGCGATGCTGGGGCTGACGACGACCGATGTTGCGAAGCAAATTGAGGCCAGCGACGCCAAGGTTGCCTCGGGACAATTTCGTGGACATGGATCGGATTTGCTGTTGGAAGTGAACGGCGAATTGGATTCGCTGGCGCGCATTGCCCAGATGCCAATTCATTATGCCGCCGACGGCCAATTCGTCCGACTGGGTGATATTGCTGAAATCCACAAGGGGATCGCTGAACCGCCGGAGAGTTTGGTGCTCATCGATGGCTATCCGGCTATCGCATTGAGTGTGCTCGTCCGAGAATCGCAACGTATCGATCATTGGACGCAGCGTTCACGTGCGACATTGGACGCATTCTCGAAACAATTGCCGGCGGGGATCGTCCTGATTACGGCTTTCGAACAAAGTCAATACGTCGAAGCGCGACTCAGCTCGTTGTTTAAAAACTTACTGCTGGGGGGAGCAGCGGTGATTGTGGTGATCTTCCTGCTCATGGGTTGGCGCAACGCGCTGATCGTGGGCATCGCATTGCCGCTGTCGTCGTTGATCGTGCTCACGGGAATGCGGATGCTGGGGATTCCCATTCATCAAATGTCGGTCACCGGCTTAATCATCGCCTTGGGACTGCTGATTGATAATGCCATTGTGATTGTAGACGACGTCACGTCGAATTTGCGCGCACAGATGCCGCCGGGGGAAGCGGTTTCGGCGAGCGTCAAACATTTGGCGATCCCGTTGCTGGGATCGACATTGACCACGGCATTTGCATTTGCGCCGATTGCTTTGATGCCGGGTCCGGCAGGAGAATTTGTCGGTTCCATCGCCGTCAGCGTCATCTTGGCCATTTCCAGTTCGTTTGTCCTGGCGATGACCGTTATTCCCGCGTTGACGGTCATCGGTCAAAGTTTGAGTCACGCGCAACGAGAATGGCGTTGGTGGCGCGATGGATTTTCCCATGCCGGTCTGGGCGTGCTGTACCGCCGTTCCTTGGACCTACTTTTTGCACACCCACTTTTGGGAATTCTCTTGGGGCTCATTTTACCGGTTGCCGGTTTCGTGCAATCGCGGACGCTCTCGGAACAGTTTTTCCCGCCCGCCGACCGCGATCAATTTCACGTGGAAATGGAATTGCCTTCACACACATCGATGGAACAAACGTTGGAGATGGTCAAGCAAGTCCAAACCCATCTGTTGGCGCGCGATTCGGTCGTCTCGGCCGATTGGTTTATCGGCGAAAGTGCGCCGGCTTTTTATTACAACCTGATGCCCAAACAAAAAAACGCGTCGCACTATGCACAAGCAATGGTGCAGTTAAAATCGGCCGAAGGGGCACGGGTAATAATCCATCAATTGCAGACGGAGCTGGACGAATCTTTTGCGTCCTCGCGCATCCTGGTGCGACAATTGGAACAAGGCCCACCGTTCAGCGCTCCAGTTGAAGTCCGAATCTACGGCCCCGACTTGTCAACACTGAGCGAATTGGGTGAGGAACTTCGAGCCCATTTGGCAGCCGTCCCTGACGTGATTCACACGCGTTCGGAACTCGCGGAAGCCTTGCCGAAATTGTCGTTGACGGTGGATGAAGAACAAGCCCGGTTGGCGGGCTTGGATCATCAAGCCATTGCCGATCAACTGCAATCGACCCTTGAGGGGACTACAGGTGGGTCGATCATGGAAGCCACGGAGGAGATCCCAGTGCGCGTACGCGTTTCCAATGATACCCGCGCTGACCTCAGCTTGATCAATTCGCTAGAGCTACTGCCAACGACAGCCAATGCGGCCGGCGAGCGACCGCGCGTGCCGCTGTCGGCAATCGCCGATGTTGAAGTCACTGCGGAAATCTCCGCTATCCCCCGTTTTAATGGGCGGCGGATGAACGAAGTGCAAGGCTTTATCTCCGCTGGAGTTCTGCCGGCCACCGTTTTGGGGGCATTTCAACAACGGTTGCAAGAGGCCAAATTCGAAATGCCCCCCGGTTACACTTATGAGTTTGGGGGAGAAACTGAAAAACGGGACGACGCGATTGGTAATCTCATGGCCAGCGTCGGCGTCTTGTTGGTGCTCATGGTGGCCACGTTGGTGTTGTCCTTCGGATCGTTCCGCGTAGCGGCCTTGGTCGGCATGGTGGGTATGCTGTCAGTGGGCTTGGGTTTGGGCGCATTATCAGTGTTTGGGCATCCGTTCGGTTTTATGGCAATCATCGGCTCCATGGGACTGGCTGGCGTTGCAATCAACGATGCGATTGTTGTGCTGGCCGGACTGCGTGAAGATCCTGATGCACGTCGAGGAGACCCTATCGCGGTTCGAAATGTCGTCACCCACTCCACGCGGCATGTGGTCGCGACGTCGCTGACGACGATGGCGGGATTCGCGCCGCTGGTCATCGCCGGAGGAGGATTTTGGCCTCCCATGGCGATTGCAATTTCCGGAGGGGTGGGCGGCGCAACGATCTTGGCGTTGTACTTTATTCCCTCGGCCTACGTGTTGGCGATGGGCTCAGGACGGCGTCACAAACGGCCCCCCAGCACTTCCTTCGAACAAGATGATCCCGCCGTACAGTCGCCGGTTGGTGATGACTCTAAAGTTCCGGCGGTTGTCGATTCCGTGTGA
- a CDS encoding efflux RND transporter periplasmic adaptor subunit, which yields MTNRQKPTRRSIVWSASVIFIAAVAVGIAAAANSPQSEQGAAEKKSVPVNFIVAKQVSEFEDVKAYTGTIAAERVSELAFARAGRLTKIFVDEGEDVYQGKCLAQLDIRHLEAQRSELQAQRAQAAALLEEYLAGPRKETISAARADVTDMRSQFEHAQASHQRNEDLYRRKVISKEDFDRSNFGLRSAKAKYESTQRKLDELLAGTRKEKITAQRAAVSRLDAALKDLAVDVDDAHLIAPFEGRIAIRHMDEGTYVSPNTSVFRYVEIASLEARIGLPVDIARTIHTGMQQDVVIGDRTYSATVKTVLPELDITTRTRTVVLALDAEAAETVVPGEVARISIPETVRMAGYWLPTAALSRSSRGLWSVLVIDNLDDSGTGTAEQREIEILHAEGERMLVRGTLQPGDRVITGGTHRIVAGQTVRGMIQ from the coding sequence ATGACGAACCGTCAAAAACCAACCCGACGCTCTATCGTCTGGAGTGCCAGTGTGATTTTCATAGCAGCTGTGGCTGTGGGGATTGCTGCTGCTGCGAACAGTCCACAGTCAGAACAGGGGGCCGCTGAAAAAAAGAGCGTCCCGGTGAATTTTATCGTTGCTAAACAGGTGTCAGAGTTCGAGGATGTGAAGGCCTACACGGGAACGATTGCAGCGGAGCGTGTGAGTGAACTCGCATTTGCGCGAGCTGGACGCTTAACCAAGATTTTCGTCGATGAAGGAGAGGACGTTTATCAAGGAAAATGTCTGGCACAACTCGACATCAGACACTTAGAGGCACAACGCTCGGAACTGCAGGCACAACGCGCACAAGCGGCGGCGTTGTTGGAGGAGTACCTCGCCGGCCCGCGTAAGGAAACCATTTCAGCAGCCCGCGCCGATGTCACTGACATGCGTTCGCAATTTGAACATGCCCAGGCCTCGCATCAGCGCAACGAAGATCTGTACCGCCGCAAGGTGATCTCCAAGGAAGATTTTGATCGTTCGAATTTCGGTCTACGTTCCGCCAAGGCCAAGTATGAATCCACGCAACGAAAGCTAGATGAATTGTTGGCTGGTACGCGTAAAGAAAAAATCACCGCGCAGCGCGCCGCGGTTTCGCGATTGGATGCGGCCTTGAAGGATTTGGCGGTTGATGTCGACGACGCCCATTTGATTGCTCCGTTTGAGGGACGAATTGCTATACGGCACATGGATGAAGGGACCTATGTTTCTCCCAATACGTCGGTCTTTCGCTATGTGGAGATCGCCAGTTTGGAAGCCAGGATCGGTCTACCGGTCGACATTGCGCGAACGATCCATACCGGAATGCAACAAGACGTGGTGATTGGTGATCGGACCTATTCGGCAACAGTGAAGACGGTACTGCCCGAATTGGACATCACCACCCGCACGCGGACTGTGGTACTGGCCTTGGATGCCGAAGCAGCTGAGACTGTCGTTCCGGGCGAAGTCGCGCGTATTTCTATTCCCGAGACGGTTCGCATGGCTGGGTATTGGTTGCCGACGGCGGCACTTAGTCGTAGCAGTCGCGGCTTGTGGTCCGTCTTGGTCATCGACAATCTGGATGACTCCGGGACAGGCACAGCCGAGCAGCGCGAAATCGAGATTCTGCACGCAGAGGGAGAACGCATGTTGGTCCGGGGCACCTTGCAGCCCGGCGATCGCGTCATCACCGGCGGTACACATCGCATCGTGGCGGGGCAAACAGTCCGCGGCATGATTCAATAA